The following proteins are co-located in the Planococcus plakortidis genome:
- the citZ gene encoding citrate synthase: MTTTTKGLEGVVATQSAISSIIDDTLTYVGYNIDDLADNASFEEVIYLLWHQRLPKADELAELKQQLADNMAVPQAVLDHFKTYDIKNVHPMAALRTAVSMLGLFDEEAEVMEPEANYRKAVKIQAKISTLVTAFGRIRAGKEPIQPKTDYSFAANFLYMLSGEEPKDIEVEAFNKALVLHADHELNASTFTARVAVATLSDVYSGVTAAIGALKGPLHGGANEQVMKMLTEIGSVDNVEPVIKEKLANKEKIMGFGHRVYRQGDPRAKHLRDMSKKLTELRGESKWYEMSVKIEELVTSEKPLPPNVDFYSASVYHSLDIEHDLFTPIFAVSRASGWLAHILEQYSNNRLIRPRAEYIGPGMQTYVPVEER, from the coding sequence ATGACAACTACAACTAAAGGTTTAGAAGGTGTCGTCGCAACACAATCGGCGATCAGTTCGATCATCGATGATACCCTTACATACGTCGGCTATAATATCGACGATCTGGCGGACAACGCCAGCTTCGAAGAAGTGATCTACCTATTGTGGCACCAGCGTTTGCCGAAGGCGGACGAACTGGCCGAGCTCAAACAGCAGCTCGCGGACAACATGGCCGTACCGCAAGCGGTACTGGACCACTTCAAGACATACGACATCAAGAACGTCCACCCGATGGCGGCACTGCGCACTGCGGTCTCCATGCTCGGCCTCTTCGATGAAGAAGCCGAAGTGATGGAACCGGAAGCAAACTACCGCAAAGCGGTGAAGATCCAGGCGAAGATCTCGACGCTCGTGACGGCATTCGGCCGCATCCGCGCTGGGAAAGAGCCGATCCAGCCGAAAACGGACTACAGCTTCGCAGCGAACTTCCTGTACATGCTGTCCGGCGAAGAGCCAAAAGACATTGAAGTCGAAGCCTTCAACAAAGCGCTCGTGCTTCACGCAGATCACGAGCTGAACGCATCGACGTTCACGGCGCGTGTGGCGGTCGCGACCTTGTCTGACGTCTACTCCGGCGTAACCGCTGCGATCGGCGCCTTGAAAGGCCCGCTCCATGGCGGCGCTAACGAGCAGGTCATGAAGATGCTCACGGAAATCGGCTCTGTCGACAACGTCGAGCCTGTGATCAAGGAAAAGCTTGCGAACAAAGAGAAGATCATGGGCTTCGGCCACCGTGTCTATCGCCAAGGCGACCCGCGCGCGAAACATTTGCGCGACATGTCGAAAAAGCTCACCGAGCTTCGCGGCGAATCGAAATGGTATGAAATGTCCGTGAAAATCGAGGAATTGGTGACAAGCGAAAAACCGCTTCCGCCAAACGTCGATTTCTACTCGGCATCCGTCTACCATTCGCTCGACATCGAGCACGACCTGTTCACGCCGATCTTCGCGGTCTCCCGTGCCTCGGGCTGGCTCGCGCATATCCTGGAGCAATACTCGAACAACCGCCTGATCCGCCCGCGTGCGGAATACATCGGGCCTGGCATGCAGACCTACGTGCCGGTTGAAGAACGTTAA
- a CDS encoding sporulation protein: MKFKDFLSSIGIGSVKVDTVVERPHLEEGETLNGTVYLDGGSGDQEIDYIELQVIRLVEDYREDSDFDFYETPVAKQSLEFAGAVKSKNSVMQQFEIVPDERWVLENANAKLILRTIVHVKNGVDVQDEDEITYGKIDS; this comes from the coding sequence ATGAAATTCAAAGACTTTTTATCTTCGATCGGGATCGGATCGGTCAAGGTAGACACCGTAGTGGAGAGGCCGCATCTTGAAGAAGGTGAAACGTTGAACGGCACGGTCTACCTGGACGGCGGAAGCGGGGATCAGGAGATCGACTATATCGAGCTGCAAGTGATCCGGCTTGTGGAAGATTACCGGGAAGACAGTGACTTCGATTTTTATGAAACGCCGGTTGCCAAACAGAGCCTGGAATTTGCAGGTGCTGTAAAGTCGAAGAACTCCGTCATGCAGCAATTCGAAATCGTGCCGGATGAGCGTTGGGTACTGGAAAATGCTAATGCCAAATTGATTTTGCGGACGATTGTCCACGTGAAGAACGGCGTCGATGTCCAAGATGAGGACGAAATCACATATGGCAAGATCGATAGCTGA
- a CDS encoding AI-2E family transporter yields MPPDDNRPPFFATNYIRFLGGRNTLFTLLILILIGLVVFIFREVSFIFNPLNVFMKTVVLPVVLALILFYLLRPVLRLLERFKIPRIWGILIIFLGGIGLLTLLSVLVFPFMREQFQNLIEEFPDYFMRLLNNIDQFLRNSFLGDYYTESNFNIEALIATLPTSIADTLQETVTGIITRVTGWISTITGVILSIVIVPFILFYLLKDGDKLPGYFLKLLPPRFREDTKEVLQEADKQLGAYIQGQLIVAFCIGVMVYIGFLIIGMDYALLLGALAMVTSVVPYIGPAIAITPAAIIALVTSPFMLVKLAVVWTVVQLVEGNLISPQVMGKTMYIHPVTIIFVLLTAGSLFGVVGVILGIPMYALLRVIISHLYKLFKRRYNRYETDLDKQYDYTEL; encoded by the coding sequence ATGCCGCCAGATGACAATAGACCGCCGTTTTTCGCTACCAACTATATCCGGTTTCTGGGTGGGAGGAACACGCTTTTCACCTTATTGATCCTAATTTTGATCGGGCTTGTCGTATTCATTTTCCGGGAAGTATCGTTTATCTTCAATCCATTAAACGTGTTCATGAAAACGGTGGTCCTGCCGGTCGTGCTGGCGCTTATCCTGTTTTACTTATTGCGACCCGTGCTGCGGCTGCTGGAGCGCTTTAAAATCCCAAGGATCTGGGGCATCCTCATCATCTTTCTTGGAGGCATCGGGCTGCTGACCTTATTGAGTGTCTTGGTGTTCCCGTTCATGAGGGAGCAATTCCAGAACTTGATCGAGGAATTTCCGGATTATTTCATGCGCTTATTGAACAATATCGACCAATTCTTGCGCAATTCGTTTCTTGGGGATTATTACACGGAGTCAAATTTCAATATCGAGGCCTTGATCGCGACTTTGCCGACGAGCATCGCGGATACGCTCCAAGAGACCGTCACGGGCATCATCACCCGTGTTACCGGCTGGATTTCAACGATCACCGGCGTCATCCTGTCGATCGTCATCGTCCCATTCATCCTATTCTATTTGTTGAAAGACGGCGATAAACTTCCAGGCTATTTCCTGAAGCTATTGCCACCGAGATTCCGCGAGGATACGAAAGAGGTCCTGCAGGAAGCGGACAAGCAATTGGGCGCGTATATCCAAGGGCAGCTCATCGTCGCATTCTGCATCGGCGTGATGGTCTATATCGGCTTCTTGATCATCGGCATGGACTATGCGCTGCTGCTCGGGGCGCTTGCCATGGTCACCAGCGTCGTCCCGTATATCGGGCCGGCGATTGCGATAACGCCCGCCGCGATCATCGCGCTGGTCACTTCGCCGTTCATGCTCGTGAAACTTGCGGTCGTCTGGACCGTCGTGCAGCTGGTGGAAGGTAATTTAATCTCACCGCAAGTAATGGGCAAGACGATGTACATCCATCCTGTCACGATCATTTTCGTCTTGTTGACAGCCGGCTCCCTATTCGGCGTCGTCGGGGTCATTTTGGGGATTCCGATGTACGCATTGCTGCGGGTCATCATCAGCCACCTGTACAAGCTGTTCAAACGGCGGTATAACCGGTATGAAACGGACTTGGATAAACAGTACGATTACACGGAGCTTTAA
- a CDS encoding LCP family protein codes for MEEQYETRQTRKRRRFRPRGKLFLLLIILLLGAGIYFFMQYQQGQDIAGETEIEPEPFAGDEDNSGYQNILVLGIDSRGEAQSRTDTMMMVTHDRENNEVKITSFMRDIYADIPGYQSYKLNTAYYLGGVDLLASTLREMFGVEIHNYALVDFQSFETLVDIAAPGGVEIDVEKEMSEKIGVTLSPGVQNLNGQELLGYARFRSDNEGDFGRVRRQQQVIAALKDELISVSSIPKLPKLAGAAQGYVQTDMPLVDQIKLATQLGTGGSGEIERLTIPVEGGYSYANYPQAGSVLEIDVEQNRRALEEFLSQPLN; via the coding sequence ATGGAAGAACAATACGAAACAAGACAGACCAGGAAGCGCAGACGGTTCCGCCCGAGAGGCAAACTTTTCTTATTATTGATCATTTTATTGCTCGGCGCCGGAATCTACTTTTTCATGCAATACCAGCAAGGGCAAGACATTGCCGGTGAAACCGAAATTGAACCGGAACCTTTCGCTGGGGACGAAGACAATAGCGGATACCAGAACATCCTCGTCCTAGGGATAGACTCGCGCGGGGAAGCGCAATCCCGGACGGATACGATGATGATGGTGACACACGACCGTGAAAACAATGAAGTGAAAATCACTTCGTTCATGCGTGATATTTATGCGGATATTCCAGGCTATCAATCCTATAAATTGAATACCGCTTATTATTTGGGGGGCGTCGATTTACTGGCGTCGACCTTGCGTGAAATGTTCGGCGTTGAAATCCATAATTATGCACTCGTCGATTTCCAAAGTTTCGAAACACTCGTCGATATCGCAGCGCCAGGCGGCGTCGAAATCGATGTGGAAAAAGAGATGTCCGAGAAAATCGGCGTGACCTTGTCTCCCGGCGTCCAGAACTTGAATGGCCAGGAATTGCTCGGGTACGCGCGTTTCCGTTCGGATAATGAAGGCGACTTCGGCCGCGTGCGCCGCCAGCAGCAAGTCATCGCTGCCTTAAAAGATGAGTTGATCAGCGTGTCTTCGATCCCGAAACTGCCAAAACTCGCAGGAGCGGCACAAGGCTATGTGCAGACCGATATGCCTTTGGTAGACCAGATTAAATTGGCGACACAGCTCGGCACGGGTGGCAGCGGGGAAATCGAACGCTTGACCATCCCGGTAGAAGGCGGATACAGCTATGCAAATTATCCGCAAGCCGGATCGGTCCTTGAAATTGATGTAGAGCAAAACCGCCGGGCGCTGGAAGAATTTTTGTCCCAGCCCCTCAACTAA
- the msrA gene encoding peptide-methionine (S)-S-oxide reductase MsrA → MFEKATFAGGCFWCMVKPFDQFDGIESVISGYTGGHLANPTYEQVKSGHSGHLEAVEITFDPAVFPYEQLLDIFWQQIDPTDNDGQFQDRGASYRPAIFVHNEKQRQMALASRKLLDESGRFPKPVITEIQDAEPFYPAEEYHQDFYLKNPDHYAQDRADSGRDEFLEAVWKKADA, encoded by the coding sequence ATGTTTGAAAAAGCAACATTCGCCGGCGGCTGTTTCTGGTGCATGGTCAAGCCGTTCGATCAATTCGATGGCATTGAATCCGTCATTTCCGGATACACGGGCGGCCATTTGGCGAATCCGACATACGAACAAGTGAAAAGCGGCCATTCGGGCCATTTGGAAGCGGTCGAGATCACCTTCGACCCGGCAGTCTTCCCATACGAACAATTACTGGATATTTTTTGGCAGCAAATCGACCCTACCGATAACGATGGGCAGTTCCAGGACCGTGGCGCTTCCTATCGCCCGGCCATATTCGTCCATAATGAGAAGCAGCGTCAAATGGCGCTCGCTTCAAGGAAACTGCTCGACGAAAGCGGCCGCTTCCCTAAACCGGTGATCACTGAAATCCAGGATGCCGAACCTTTCTATCCGGCAGAAGAATACCACCAGGATTTTTATTTGAAAAACCCCGATCATTACGCACAGGACCGTGCCGATTCGGGGCGCGATGAATTCTTGGAAGCCGTGTGGAAGAAAGCCGACGCTTGA
- a CDS encoding CynX/NimT family MFS transporter, which produces MKEVGNKSALTGVIFAILLVALNLRPAISSIGPMLDPIRTDLLLTNGQVSLLTAVPVLCMGVFAPFAIVFNRRYGLKRSIGFLLAVIGVFTLGRGFWPSYFNLLLSSFFIGIAIAIIGPMLSAMIKRDFPARTASLIGIYSFGMGLGATLAAGLTSIVYAAAGWPAGLAIWSVLAIAALIVWLRMPEAKSKGQAQAMPDDPLPITESPWKNVKAWYMLLFFGFQSAFFFSMLTWLAPIAIDKGLSVLSAGAVVTVMTAVQIVCNISIPLLFSRYPNRFLWVLVVLGFGTGGILLLMFAGAWSVWPAAVLIGVALGGLFPIALLLPLDATNSADEANSWAAMTQSGGYLISAFMPFIIGVVYDQTGNHDITLWMFLAFVFLMVLFAYLLNRKP; this is translated from the coding sequence ATGAAGGAAGTTGGAAATAAATCTGCTTTGACCGGCGTCATTTTCGCCATCCTTTTAGTGGCGCTCAATTTGCGGCCGGCCATTTCTTCGATCGGCCCGATGCTCGATCCGATTCGGACGGATCTCTTGCTCACCAATGGGCAAGTCAGTTTATTGACCGCTGTGCCAGTACTGTGCATGGGGGTGTTCGCGCCGTTTGCGATCGTCTTCAACCGCCGTTACGGCTTGAAGCGTTCCATCGGCTTTTTATTGGCCGTTATCGGCGTCTTTACGTTAGGCCGCGGCTTTTGGCCGAGCTATTTCAATTTATTGCTTAGTTCGTTTTTCATCGGCATCGCGATCGCCATCATCGGGCCGATGCTGTCTGCGATGATCAAACGGGATTTTCCGGCCCGGACGGCTTCCTTGATCGGCATCTATTCGTTCGGCATGGGGCTTGGTGCCACACTTGCCGCTGGATTGACGAGTATCGTCTATGCAGCGGCCGGATGGCCGGCGGGGCTTGCGATCTGGTCGGTCTTGGCGATTGCTGCCCTGATCGTATGGCTGAGAATGCCTGAAGCGAAGTCGAAAGGGCAAGCACAAGCAATGCCGGATGATCCGTTGCCGATCACAGAAAGCCCATGGAAAAATGTGAAGGCATGGTACATGCTATTGTTCTTCGGCTTCCAATCGGCTTTCTTTTTCTCGATGCTGACATGGCTTGCGCCGATTGCCATCGACAAAGGCTTGAGCGTCCTGTCTGCAGGGGCAGTCGTCACTGTCATGACGGCAGTGCAGATCGTCTGCAATATTTCCATCCCGCTGCTGTTCAGCCGTTACCCGAACCGCTTTTTATGGGTGTTGGTTGTGCTCGGCTTCGGCACCGGCGGCATCCTGTTATTGATGTTTGCAGGGGCGTGGTCGGTATGGCCCGCCGCCGTTCTTATCGGAGTGGCGCTCGGCGGCTTGTTTCCGATCGCCTTATTGCTGCCGCTCGATGCAACGAATTCGGCCGACGAAGCAAATAGCTGGGCTGCGATGACGCAATCGGGTGGCTATTTGATTTCGGCGTTCATGCCCTTTATCATCGGAGTGGTTTATGACCAGACGGGCAACCACGACATCACTTTATGGATGTTCCTGGCATTCGTCTTCTTGATGGTACTCTTTGCATATTTGCTTAATCGAAAACCTTGA
- a CDS encoding ABC-F family ATP-binding cassette domain-containing protein — MIAVNDVSLRFGDRKLFEDVNIQFNPGNCYGLIGANGAGKSTFIKILSGELEAQSGNVSLGSGERLAVLKQNHFEYEEHVVLDTVIMGHKKLYDVMSEKNAIYMKEDFSDEDGMRAAELEGEFADLNGWEAESEAAILLQGLGISEDLHDKKMAELSGSDKVKVLLAQALFGKPDVLLLDEPTNHLDLKAIQWLEEFLINFDNTVIVVSHDRHFLNKVCTHIADLDFGKIQLYVGNYDFWYESSQLATRLASDQNAKKEEKIKELQAFIARFSANASKSKQATSRKKMLDKIELDDIRPSSRKYPFVNFTIGREIGNDVLTVKDLSQTVDGKQLLNNISFNMNKDDKIVLIGDPLAKSALLRILAEEDEPATGSARWGVTTSRAYLPIDNTEYFEGSETSLVDWLRQYSPEDESETFLRGFLGRMLFSGEEVKKKPSVLSGGEKVRCMLSKMMLSHANVLLLDEPTNHLDLESIQALNNGMIAFKGAMVFTSHDHQFIQTVANRVIEIQEDGSILDKQLTYDEFLEWKEAQGIAK, encoded by the coding sequence ATGATAGCAGTAAATGATGTATCCTTGCGTTTTGGCGACCGCAAATTGTTTGAAGACGTCAACATCCAGTTCAACCCGGGCAATTGTTACGGCTTGATCGGGGCGAACGGAGCCGGTAAATCGACGTTCATCAAGATCCTTTCGGGTGAACTCGAAGCACAATCGGGGAATGTTTCCCTGGGCTCAGGCGAACGCCTTGCCGTATTGAAGCAGAACCACTTTGAATACGAAGAGCATGTAGTCCTCGATACGGTCATCATGGGCCATAAAAAACTCTATGACGTCATGTCCGAGAAAAACGCCATCTATATGAAAGAAGATTTTTCCGACGAAGACGGCATGCGCGCTGCCGAACTTGAGGGTGAATTCGCAGACCTGAATGGCTGGGAAGCGGAATCCGAAGCCGCCATCCTGTTGCAGGGACTCGGCATTTCCGAAGATCTTCACGACAAGAAAATGGCGGAACTCTCCGGATCGGATAAAGTGAAAGTGCTTTTGGCACAAGCCCTGTTCGGCAAACCGGATGTACTTCTTCTGGATGAGCCGACCAACCACTTGGACTTGAAAGCCATCCAATGGCTGGAAGAATTCCTGATCAATTTCGACAATACGGTCATCGTCGTATCACATGACCGCCACTTCCTCAATAAAGTGTGCACGCATATTGCAGACCTTGACTTCGGGAAAATCCAGTTGTATGTCGGGAACTACGATTTCTGGTACGAATCCAGCCAATTGGCGACTCGCCTGGCATCCGACCAAAATGCGAAAAAAGAAGAAAAGATCAAAGAACTGCAGGCCTTCATTGCCCGTTTCTCTGCCAATGCTTCGAAATCCAAGCAGGCAACTTCCCGGAAGAAAATGCTCGATAAAATCGAGTTGGACGACATCCGCCCGTCTTCCCGTAAATACCCGTTTGTCAACTTCACCATCGGCCGCGAAATCGGCAATGATGTACTGACGGTTAAAGACCTGAGCCAAACAGTCGACGGCAAGCAATTATTGAACAACATCAGCTTCAATATGAACAAGGACGATAAAATCGTCCTGATCGGCGACCCGTTAGCCAAATCCGCCCTTCTGCGCATCCTGGCTGAAGAGGACGAACCGGCAACAGGCTCAGCCCGCTGGGGTGTCACGACTTCACGCGCCTACTTGCCGATCGACAATACCGAGTACTTCGAAGGCAGTGAAACTTCCCTTGTGGATTGGCTACGCCAGTATTCACCGGAAGATGAAAGCGAAACCTTCCTTCGCGGATTCCTTGGCAGAATGCTGTTCTCCGGCGAAGAAGTGAAAAAGAAACCTTCCGTCTTATCGGGTGGCGAAAAAGTGCGCTGCATGCTATCGAAAATGATGCTGTCGCATGCCAACGTGCTGCTACTGGATGAACCGACGAACCACTTGGACCTGGAATCGATCCAAGCCCTGAACAATGGCATGATCGCTTTCAAAGGCGCAATGGTCTTCACTTCCCATGACCACCAGTTTATCCAGACCGTTGCGAACCGTGTCATCGAGATCCAGGAAGATGGCTCGATTCTCGACAAGCAATTGACTTATGATGAATTCTTGGAATGGAAAGAAGCACAAGGCATCGCCAAATGA
- a CDS encoding YkvA family protein — MENEYLSKSLPSEEKQQDFYQKLRVRVHNWLESKSSKLDSAGQFVFFAPDLFHLLTRLLLDSRIDKKSKAYVGAGVLYFMAPIDLLPEILVGPGGFMDDVIVAVYVLNTVLNRFPKEVVTEHWAGDEDLLKVLSKLANSGDQLAAKLPAGKAVKRFLK; from the coding sequence ATGGAGAACGAATATTTGAGCAAATCATTGCCGAGTGAGGAAAAACAACAGGATTTTTATCAAAAGCTTCGTGTGAGAGTGCATAATTGGCTCGAAAGTAAATCTTCGAAATTGGATTCAGCAGGCCAATTTGTCTTTTTTGCGCCAGACCTTTTCCATCTATTGACGCGCCTGCTGCTTGACAGCCGTATCGATAAGAAAAGCAAAGCCTATGTCGGGGCCGGTGTGCTATACTTTATGGCACCTATCGACCTGCTGCCGGAAATCCTGGTCGGCCCGGGCGGCTTCATGGACGATGTCATCGTTGCGGTTTACGTCCTCAATACTGTCCTGAACCGGTTCCCGAAAGAAGTCGTCACGGAACATTGGGCAGGGGATGAAGACCTCTTGAAAGTGTTAAGCAAATTGGCGAATTCCGGTGACCAGCTGGCGGCGAAACTTCCAGCCGGTAAAGCCGTAAAACGTTTCCTGAAATAA
- a CDS encoding cold-shock protein, whose translation MQGKVKEFNDDKGFGYIEGDTGELFYFETININEEGFRRFMPNQHVEFTVYDGAPGKERVATNVTLVF comes from the coding sequence ATGCAAGGAAAAGTCAAGGAATTCAATGACGATAAAGGATTCGGCTATATCGAGGGCGATACAGGCGAGCTATTCTATTTCGAAACGATCAATATCAATGAAGAAGGGTTCCGCCGGTTCATGCCGAACCAGCACGTCGAATTCACGGTTTATGACGGGGCACCCGGGAAAGAGCGGGTAGCGACAAACGTCACACTAGTCTTTTGA